The following proteins are encoded in a genomic region of Nicotiana sylvestris chromosome 4, ASM39365v2, whole genome shotgun sequence:
- the LOC104233057 gene encoding carboxyvinyl-carboxyphosphonate phosphorylmutase, chloroplastic-like yields the protein MMTSNTISLHSQFTFSTTSFSSRTWHCKSSIHRRATTTMAIRTQTRIHRLIEEQGIVLMPGCYDSLSASIVEKTGFSAGFISGYATSAALLGKPDFGLLTPPEMAETARSVCAAAPLIPIIADADTGGGNALNVQRTIKDLIAAGAAGCFLEDQAWPKKCGHMRGKQVIPAEEHAAKIASARDAIGDSDFFLVARTDARATSAKYGLSEAISRANLYMEAGADASFVEAPRDDEELKEIGKQTKGFRVCNMLEGGVTPLHTPEELRAMGFHLIVHPLTTLYASARAMLDVLKTLKDQGTTRGHLDKMATFEEFNQLVNLESWFELEGRYSNWKNVQKSTK from the exons ATGATGACATCAAACACTATTTCATTACATTCGCAGTTCACATTTTCTACGACGTCGTTCAGCTCACGCACTTGGCATTGCAAGTCATCAATCCATCGGAGGGCCACGACGACAATGGCGATAAGAACACAAACGCGCATCCACCGTCTGATTGAAGAGCAAGGGATAGTGCTAATGCCGGGCTGTTACGACTCTCTTTCGGCTTCCATTGTTGAGAAAACCGGGTTCAGTGCCGGGTTTATCTCCGGTTATGCTACCTCCGCTGCTCTCCTTGGGAAACCCGATTTCGGCTTGCTCAC ACCGCCTGAAATGGCAGAAACGGCTAGGTCAGTTTGTGCAGCTGCTCCATTGATTCCAATCATTGCTGATGCTG ATACAGGCGGTGGCAATGCTCTCAATGTTCAAAGAACTATCAAGGATTTAATTGCTGCTGGTGCTGCCGGCTGTTTCTTAGAG GATCAAGCATGGCCAAAGAAGTGTG GACACATGCGAGGGAAACAG GTTATACCTGCAGAGGAACATGCTGCAAAAATAGCATCTGCAAGAGATGCTATTGGTGATTCTGACTTTTTTCTTGTGGCAAGGACTGATGCACGTGCAACATCAGCAAAATATGGTCTCTCAGAAGCCATTTCTCGTGCTAACCTTTATATGGAG GCTGGAGCTGATGCTAGCTTTGTGGAGGCACCGAGGGATGACGAGGAGCTCAAAGAAATAGGAAAGCAGACCAAGGGGTTCAGGGTATGTAACATGCTAGAGGGTGGTGTCACACCATTGCATACACCGGAAGAGCTGAGAGCGATGGGGTTCCATTTGATTGTCCATCCATTGACGACTCTGTATGCCTCTGCCCGTGCAATGCTTGATGTTCTCAAGACATTGAAGGACCAAGGAACAACTAGAGGCCACCTCGACAAGATGGCAACTTTCGAAGAATTTAATCAATTGGTCAATCTGGAGTCTTGGTTTGAGCTGGAAGGAAGATATTCAAACTGGAAAAACGTGCAGAAATCAACCAAGTAA